The following are encoded together in the Lactuca sativa cultivar Salinas chromosome 1, Lsat_Salinas_v11, whole genome shotgun sequence genome:
- the LOC111921405 gene encoding UMP-CMP kinase 3 — MGTVVDSSNKEGSKSVLSEKKPKVVFVLGGPGSGKGTQCANIVEHFGYTHLSAGDLLRAEIKSGSKNGTMIQNMISEGIIVPSEVTIKLLEKAIMENENDKFLIDGFPRNEENRAAFESVTGIIPEFVLFFDCSEEEMEKRLLGRNQGRVDDNIETIRKRFKVFVDSSLAVIEYYNSKGKVKKIDAGKPVGEVFEAVKAAFAPAK, encoded by the exons ATGGGGACAGTTGTTGATTCTTCAAACAAG GAAGGAAGCAAAAGTGTACTTAGTGAAAAGAAGCCAAAGGTTGTGTTTGTTTTAG GAGGTCCAGGCAGTGGTAAGGGCACACAATGTGCAAATATTGTAGAACACTTCGGGTACACACATTTAAGTGCTGGAGATCTTCTTCGGGCAGAAATAAAATCGGGTTCCAAAAAtgg GACAATGATCCAAAACATGATATCAGAAGGAATAATTGTTCCTTCAGAAGTAACAATTAAACTTCTTGAAAAAGcaattatggaaaatgaaaatgataaatttttaatcGATGGGTTTCCTCGTAATGAGGAAAATCGTGCAGCTTTTGAATCAGTT ACTGGAATTATACCCGAATTTGTTCTTTTCTTTGATTGTTCTGAGGAAGAAATGGAGAAACGCCTCTTGGGTCGTAACCAG GGGAGAGTAGATGATAACATTGAGACAATAAGGAAACGATTTAAGGTTTTTGTTGATTCTAGTCTTGCGGTTATCGAGTATTACAACTCTAAGGGGAAGGTCAAAAAG atTGATGCTGGTAAGCCCGTTGGAGAAGTCTTTGAAGCCGTCAAAGCCGCTTTCGCCCCTGCCAAATAA
- the LOC111921404 gene encoding uncharacterized protein LOC111921404, with translation MAASCVSSSASAFTLQSDFLRNRSPKPVSLSWSSSFPQFNLSLNSVSSNRNLKNKGFVVEAAWTRRSRSELDKKPNKKSWKQRTDMYMRPFQLNVFFSKRFVHAKVMHRGTSKVISVATTNSKDLRNTLPSLIDNEACRVIGRLIADRSKEADVFAITFEAKKNERIEGRLAIVLDTIKENGIIFV, from the exons ATGGCGGCTTCATGTGTTTCATCGTCAGCTTCAGCTTTCACTCTCCAATCAGATTTTTTAAGAAATCGATCTCCAAAACCAGTTTCCCTATCATGGAGTTCTTCGTTTCCGCAGTTTAATCTATCCCTCAATTCAGTATCATCAAATCGCAACCTCAAGAACAAG GGATTTGTTGTCGAAGCGGCTTGGACACGAAGATCAAGAAGTGAACTTGacaaaaaaccaaacaaaaaatcaTGGAAACAAAGAACGGATATGTACATGAGACCATTTCAACTAAACGTTTTCTTTTCAAAAAGATTTGTTCATGCAAAAGTAATGCATAGAGGCACAAGCAAAGTGATATCCGTTGCTACCACAAATTCAAAAGATTTAAGGAACACATTGCCTTCACTTATAGACAACGAGGCTTGTAGGGTCATAGGTAGGTTAATAGCCGATCGATCAAAAGAAGCCGATGTTTTTGCCATTACTTTTGAAGCCAAAAAGAATGAAAGAATCGAAGGGAGACTTGCCATTGTTCTTGATACCATCAAGGAGAATGGTATTATCTTCGTTTGA